Proteins from a single region of Candidatus Neomarinimicrobiota bacterium:
- the istB gene encoding IS21-like element helper ATPase IstB: MLEHTLDQISQLKLNGLKAALLEQMEQPNQYADMSFEERITYLIDREVLDRNNRRTKRMLRASRMKFKSVFPEDIDYRETRNLKRSVVKSLLQNNWIQQDQNIIITGATGTGKTYLACVFGCQAIMSGYSVYYTRIPPLITDVALARAEGTYPRWIKRMARYDLLILDDFGLSSLSTPQAQELLEIIEERSGTGSHILTSQLPVKEWYSIFKNPTLADAIMDRVIHNAHRLELEGVDSMRKLKNRVGLSDTSP, from the coding sequence ATGCTAGAACACACACTTGATCAGATCTCACAGTTAAAACTCAACGGCTTGAAAGCTGCTCTGCTTGAACAGATGGAACAGCCCAACCAGTATGCTGACATGAGCTTTGAAGAAAGAATCACTTATCTCATTGATAGAGAAGTTCTGGATAGAAACAACCGCAGGACCAAACGGATGCTACGCGCTTCACGAATGAAGTTTAAGTCGGTCTTTCCAGAGGACATCGATTATCGGGAGACCCGAAACCTCAAAAGATCAGTGGTAAAAAGCCTGCTCCAGAACAACTGGATCCAGCAAGATCAGAATATCATTATCACGGGAGCAACCGGGACAGGGAAAACTTATCTGGCCTGTGTCTTTGGGTGCCAGGCTATCATGTCGGGATACTCTGTTTATTACACCAGAATACCACCGCTCATTACTGATGTGGCCTTGGCCAGAGCTGAAGGAACTTATCCCAGGTGGATAAAACGAATGGCTCGTTATGATCTGCTCATACTGGATGATTTTGGTCTCAGTTCACTCTCAACACCACAGGCTCAGGAACTATTAGAAATTATAGAAGAAAGATCAGGGACAGGCAGTCACATCTTGACCAGCCAATTACCGGTGAAAGAATGGTACAGTATCTTTAAAAACCCGACCCTGGCGGATGCCATCATGGACAGGGTCATTCACAATGCACACAGATTAGAACTGGAAGGAGTAGATTCTATGAGAAAACTCAAAAACAGAGTAGGTCTCTCGGACACCTCGCCTTAA
- a CDS encoding nucleotidyltransferase domain-containing protein, whose translation MATTLKQQIISYFSDRDDISAVYLFGSIVSDRLSINSDIDIAVLTHSGDLSFPDQMDISQELSDITGREIDLVELSEVSVILRNQVLRKGELIICQDKRALNHFIVRTNQEYIDLKRVRKPIEESLGNVSIYG comes from the coding sequence ATGGCTACCACGCTCAAACAACAAATTATATCATATTTTTCTGACAGGGATGATATAAGCGCAGTCTATCTATTTGGCTCAATTGTATCTGATCGCCTGAGCATAAATAGCGATATAGATATAGCAGTTTTAACTCACTCAGGTGATTTGTCATTTCCGGATCAAATGGACATTTCTCAGGAACTGTCTGATATTACAGGCAGAGAAATCGATTTGGTAGAACTATCTGAAGTTTCAGTCATTTTGAGAAATCAAGTGTTGAGAAAAGGTGAACTGATTATTTGTCAGGACAAGCGAGCCTTAAATCATTTTATCGTGCGCACAAATCAAGAATACATAGACCTCAAACGAGTCAGGAAACCCATTGAAGAAAGTTTGGGGAATGTGAGTATCTATGGTTGA
- a CDS encoding HEPN domain-containing protein — MNKTSAQEWLVKAYHDLSSAHILFEANHFTDSIGVDLHYCIEKILKSFLAYRNKKIPRTHDLNELYAHVEGEIELKGDELDLLDIVTEYHIEESYPTPDKTLPPREEIKEVLDFTQGLFGKVCDILKINMNDVTG, encoded by the coding sequence ATGAATAAAACATCTGCCCAAGAATGGTTAGTAAAAGCATATCATGACCTAAGCTCTGCACATATTTTGTTCGAAGCAAATCACTTTACGGACAGCATAGGAGTTGATCTACATTACTGTATTGAAAAAATACTAAAATCATTTCTTGCTTATCGGAATAAAAAGATCCCCCGAACACATGATCTAAACGAGCTATATGCGCATGTTGAAGGTGAAATAGAACTAAAAGGTGATGAGTTAGATTTATTGGACATCGTCACTGAATATCACATTGAAGAGTCCTATCCAACACCAGATAAAACCTTACCTCCAAGGGAAGAAATAAAAGAAGTATTGGATTTTACTCAAGGCTTGTTCGGAAAAGTATGCGATATATTGAAAATAAACATGAATGATGTAACAGGGTAA
- a CDS encoding DUF86 domain-containing protein, giving the protein MVDQDIIQAKVAIIQRCLKRIAHTTGLQADTLADLDTQDIFVLNLQRASQAAIDCAGHVIADGGLGLPKSLKEHFSILETEGIISTDLTKKMHAMVGFRNIAVHEYENINIDILSNILDHHLKDLEEFNTAILNYSEL; this is encoded by the coding sequence ATGGTTGATCAGGACATTATCCAGGCAAAGGTTGCCATTATTCAACGCTGCTTAAAACGCATTGCCCATACGACTGGTTTACAGGCTGATACATTGGCAGATCTCGATACTCAGGATATTTTCGTTTTGAATCTCCAACGGGCAAGCCAGGCTGCAATTGATTGTGCCGGACATGTCATCGCTGATGGGGGCTTAGGGTTGCCGAAAAGCCTGAAGGAACATTTCTCAATATTGGAAACAGAGGGGATTATTTCAACTGACCTGACAAAAAAGATGCATGCTATGGTGGGCTTCCGAAATATCGCCGTCCACGAATATGAAAATATTAATATTGATATTCTTTCTAATATACTTGACCATCACTTAAAAGATTTAGAGGAATTTAACACAGCCATTTTGAATTACTCAGAGCTCTAA